In one Lycium barbarum isolate Lr01 chromosome 7, ASM1917538v2, whole genome shotgun sequence genomic region, the following are encoded:
- the LOC132603519 gene encoding psbP-like protein 1, chloroplastic isoform X3 — protein MVSLQKFPSVHHAYLLNASPQQGLFRINPNRRGPGFLIRSEQVSEVPISSCQDRPGRRQFLAMGSTIAPLLLISYQTPTSFAAESKKGFLPVTDKKDGYSFFYPFGWQEVVVDGQDKVFKDVIEPLESVSVNVIPTIKHDIRDFGSPQQVAETLIKKFLASPSQKTKVIEASEGSSIH, from the exons ATGGTGTCTTTGCAAAAGTTTCCATCAGTACATCATGCATACTTATTAAATGCATCCCCTCAG CAGGGATTGTTTAGGATCAACCCCAACCGAAGAGGTCCTGGCTTTCTTATCAGATCAGAACAAGTGTCTGAAGTTCCGATTTCCTCTTGCCAAG ATAGACCTGGAAGACGTCAATTTCTTGCCATGGGATCAACAATTGCCCCTTTGTTGCTAATCTCTTATCAGACACCAACATCAT TTGCTGCAGAATCTAAGAAGGGATTTCTGCCCGTCACAGACAAGAAAGACGGATACTCCTTCTTCTATCCTTTTGGGTGGCAG GAGGTAGTTGTCGACGGTCAAGATAAGGTTTTCAAAGATGTTATTGAACCACTAGAAAGTGTCAGTGTAAATGTGATACCCACCATCAAACATGATATTCGAGATTTTGGTTCACCACAACAG GTTGCTGAAACTTTAATAAAAAAGTTTTTAGCATCACCTTCTCAAAAGACAAAAGTGATTGAAGCATCAGAG GGAAGTTCTATACATTGA
- the LOC132603519 gene encoding psbP-like protein 1, chloroplastic isoform X1, translating into MVSLQKFPSVHHAYLLNASPQQGLFRINPNRRGPGFLIRSEQVSEVPISSCQDRPGRRQFLAMGSTIAPLLLISYQTPTSFAAESKKGFLPVTDKKDGYSFFYPFGWQEVVVDGQDKVFKDVIEPLESVSVNVIPTIKHDIRDFGSPQQVAETLIKKFLASPSQKTKVIEASEHDVEGKTYYTFEFTAQAPNFTRHALAAVCIGNGKFYTLTTGANERRWGKMKDRLRTVVDSFQIFNV; encoded by the exons ATGGTGTCTTTGCAAAAGTTTCCATCAGTACATCATGCATACTTATTAAATGCATCCCCTCAG CAGGGATTGTTTAGGATCAACCCCAACCGAAGAGGTCCTGGCTTTCTTATCAGATCAGAACAAGTGTCTGAAGTTCCGATTTCCTCTTGCCAAG ATAGACCTGGAAGACGTCAATTTCTTGCCATGGGATCAACAATTGCCCCTTTGTTGCTAATCTCTTATCAGACACCAACATCAT TTGCTGCAGAATCTAAGAAGGGATTTCTGCCCGTCACAGACAAGAAAGACGGATACTCCTTCTTCTATCCTTTTGGGTGGCAG GAGGTAGTTGTCGACGGTCAAGATAAGGTTTTCAAAGATGTTATTGAACCACTAGAAAGTGTCAGTGTAAATGTGATACCCACCATCAAACATGATATTCGAGATTTTGGTTCACCACAACAG GTTGCTGAAACTTTAATAAAAAAGTTTTTAGCATCACCTTCTCAAAAGACAAAAGTGATTGAAGCATCAGAG CATGACGTTGAAGGGAAAACTTATTACACATTCGAATTTACTGCACAAGCCCCAAATTTTACTCGCCACGCCCTCGCTGCAGTCTGCATTGGCAATG GGAAGTTCTATACATTGACAACTGGGGCAAATGAGAGGAGATGGGGGAAGATGAAAGACAGATTACGTACCGTAGTCGATTCCTTCCAAATTTTCAATGTTTAA
- the LOC132603519 gene encoding psbP-like protein 1, chloroplastic isoform X2 has protein sequence MVSLQKFPSVHHAYLLNASPQGLFRINPNRRGPGFLIRSEQVSEVPISSCQDRPGRRQFLAMGSTIAPLLLISYQTPTSFAAESKKGFLPVTDKKDGYSFFYPFGWQEVVVDGQDKVFKDVIEPLESVSVNVIPTIKHDIRDFGSPQQVAETLIKKFLASPSQKTKVIEASEHDVEGKTYYTFEFTAQAPNFTRHALAAVCIGNGKFYTLTTGANERRWGKMKDRLRTVVDSFQIFNV, from the exons ATGGTGTCTTTGCAAAAGTTTCCATCAGTACATCATGCATACTTATTAAATGCATCCCCTCAG GGATTGTTTAGGATCAACCCCAACCGAAGAGGTCCTGGCTTTCTTATCAGATCAGAACAAGTGTCTGAAGTTCCGATTTCCTCTTGCCAAG ATAGACCTGGAAGACGTCAATTTCTTGCCATGGGATCAACAATTGCCCCTTTGTTGCTAATCTCTTATCAGACACCAACATCAT TTGCTGCAGAATCTAAGAAGGGATTTCTGCCCGTCACAGACAAGAAAGACGGATACTCCTTCTTCTATCCTTTTGGGTGGCAG GAGGTAGTTGTCGACGGTCAAGATAAGGTTTTCAAAGATGTTATTGAACCACTAGAAAGTGTCAGTGTAAATGTGATACCCACCATCAAACATGATATTCGAGATTTTGGTTCACCACAACAG GTTGCTGAAACTTTAATAAAAAAGTTTTTAGCATCACCTTCTCAAAAGACAAAAGTGATTGAAGCATCAGAG CATGACGTTGAAGGGAAAACTTATTACACATTCGAATTTACTGCACAAGCCCCAAATTTTACTCGCCACGCCCTCGCTGCAGTCTGCATTGGCAATG GGAAGTTCTATACATTGACAACTGGGGCAAATGAGAGGAGATGGGGGAAGATGAAAGACAGATTACGTACCGTAGTCGATTCCTTCCAAATTTTCAATGTTTAA